Within the Ruficoccus amylovorans genome, the region AGCTTGTTGATGGCCTTCCCAAGCGCCTGGAAACCAGTTTCATAGGCAGGAAGTGTAATGGTCAGGAAGAAGAGACGGTCTCTGGGGAATTTAAGCAGGGACTCCAATGTTATAATGAACTTAATCAACGACTGAGTATTCATGAGGTGGAAATAAGTATCAGAAGACAAGAATAGAAAGGGAACGGTTGAGATGGGATTACTCGAGTGTTGCGCCGCGTATCCGTCCGGTGGTGCTCATGTCGTGGGCATCCAGTACGCTACCGACATAATGTAGGCGTTCTATTGGATCGGTTAGTAAGCAGGTTGGGGCAGTCGAGGGAGATATCGTCGCAGAGGGGGGAGGGATTTCTAGAAAGGGGCGATGGACGGCGTAGTGTTTTGCCACCACTTCCATATCCTTCGGGGTCAGGCGGAGTGGAATGTCATCGGCAGGGCAAATCAGGGCTTCCTCGCTGAGGATGCTTAGGGCTGTAAACAACAACTTTCGCTGCCAAGCTTGATTATGACGTTCATGCTCTCGTTCAAGTTGCTGGCGAAACTCCTTGAGATCGGCAAGGGGGAGCCCCAAGTTGGCTCGTGTGGCGTTCAGCTTGTAGTAGCCTTTAACAACTGCCCGTACTAACAGCCCTTTATGGCCCCACTCAAAAAAAGTAGAGTCAGTAAGCTTTAGTCCAAGAGATTCCAACAGTGTGTCTCTTGTAACAAATATGTCGTCGCTCAGATTGGACATCTTTTTTGCTTTTATGATGCCGAAACATAGCTTCTTTTGGGCTAAAAAAAAGGGCTTTTTTCGATAAGCCGTCCCACGCGGTTGCCAAAACGGTTGCCAAAAATGCACCGTTTTTTCGGAGTTGCCCGGAGTTGTCTAGGGTTGTCCAGAGTGCCCCTGAAATGCTGGTCGACATTGATGTCTTTGAACATCAGCGTTTTTCAGGATTTATCAGTGGTCGGGGTGAGAGGATTCGAACCTCCGACCCTCTGCTCCCAAAGCAGATGCGCTAACCAGGCTGCGCTACACCCCGACTCAGGAAACGCGTAAGCATCCCGGTGCCGGGGGTTAAAGTCAATGTTTACTTGGACGGAGGAGGTGCGGATAGTGGGCGATTTTTGCTGTTCGGGGCCGTTGGGGAGGGGAGCGGTCGGGAGACGGCTCCCTGTGCAGTCCGAACAAAGCCAGCCTGAGGCGAGAATGCGGCTTGCCCACCGGACCTCGAAGCCTCTAGGCTCGCGCAATGGATGATGTATCCGACTCGTTACTGGATACCGCGGGGGAGAGCCGCGGTGGCATGCCTGTGTTCGTTCCGATTGCCTTGGCTCTGGTCGGGATCGCCCTTGGGGGAGTCGCCCTGTACTTCACACTGACCGGGGGCAAAGAGGACGAATTGACCGCCCGCCTCAGCGAGAGTGGTAATCAGGTAGCGCAGTTGGAGAAGCGTATCACCGAGCTCAACGCCCAGAACGAAAAGCTCCGGCATGATTACGAACTGCTGGGCCGCAAGATGGATTCCTCTATCAATACCGTCACCGGGCAGGTGCAGAAGGCGCTCAACGATGTCGGCATGGCTCTCAACCAGACGAACCAGAAAGTCGCGGCCAATACCGAGGGTATCACCAAGGTGGTTGAGGCTTTGAACAGCGGGCAAGTTCGTCCGAGCGCTTCCTCGCGGCCCTCGGTGGCAAACGCCGGTACTGGCGCCACTAATCAACCGAATGAGGCGGCGTCCGTCGCCGAACCCGAGGATGCCGAACCGGGCTACCGGATGCACGTGATCGCCTCTGGAGAGAGCTTTGCCAGCGTGGCCAAAAAGTACGGTGTGCCTCTCCAAAAGGTGCTCGAAGCCAATCCGGACGACGATCCCCACCGGCTGGCCATCGGTCAGAGAATCCGGGTGCCGCTTCCCGACAATGAGTGAGCGGGTTCCGAGTCTGTGGGTGCCCGGTGATGAGAACTTGCACGCCCAGTGCAAGGTTTACGACGTTTACAAACGCCACTACCGGCATCCGGGCGATGGTCGCAGTGGGGATTTTTACATAATCCACTGCAATGACTGGGTGCAGACCGTGCCTTTGACCGAGGATGGGCAGGTGATTCTGGTGCGCCAATACCGCTTTGGCACGCAGGCCTTGTCCTGGGAGGTGCCGGGCGGGATCATTGACGATGGCGAGGAGCCGGTCGCTGCCGGGCTGCGTGAACTGGTCGAGGAAACCGGCTACCGCTGCAAAACATCGCGTTTGCTGGCCCAGTGCTATCCGAACCCCGCTTTGCAGGAGAACCGCACGTTTTTCGTCTTGGCCGAGGGCTGCACGCTGCACTCGGGCCAAAATCTCGACCAACACGAGGAACTGGAGGTGAAGCTCTTTCCTGTGGCCGAGGTCAGCCGTATGGCCCGCAACGGAAAGATCAGCCATGCGCTGGCCATCAATTCCGTCTTTTTTCTGGAGAGCTATCTGGCGGGACAGCCGGTGATGACGGGCCAAGTGTAAAGAGCACGCGCGGGCTGTGTGAGTCGGACGATGGCGCCGTGTACCTCCCCGCGCAACCGCCTTAAACGGGGGGACCGGTCCAGGTGTCGGCATGGATGCGGATGCCGCCCATTTCGCGGACTTTTTCCGGCAGCATCAGGTAGGCCCAGACCGGGCCGAGGGAGTTGCCGTGCTCGTCCTCACACTCGACTTTGCGCCGCTGGTAGTCGTTCTGTTCGGGCGGGCGGCCGATGCGGTAGCCTTCGAGCTCGTCGAATCCCGCCAGCGCGGCCTCGTCTTTGAGCGTGAGCAGGGTGCCCCGTGCCCAGCCTTCGCCCTCCGTCAGGGCAGGATAACCGGCGGGCAGGTGGTAGAGCAGTCCTCGGGTTCGGGCCGGTTGGTGGGCGGTGACTTTGCCTTCGGCGTAGCGCGGCCAGTAGAAACCGCCGGGCTTGAGCGTGCCGTAAACAAATACGCGCAAGTTCATGGCTGGATTGGGGCTAGCGAGCGCCGGGGCCGGTACGTTCGCGGCTCTTGATCTGGCGCTTGGGGCCGAGCACTTCCGGGTTGTCGAAGGCGGGCTGGTTGGGGGCGACGGGCAGCATGTTTGTGCCCGAGGCGGTGGTGGCGGTCAGGAAGATAATGACTTGCCGGTCGGTGGTTTGGCCGGAGTCGCCGAGAGAGATAAAGGGTACGGCTGAAGTGGTTGAGGCATTTCTGGCGGCGGCGGATTGGCCGATGGCGATAGCGCCGCCGTCGGGCACGATGACATGGGTGGCGGTGCTGCGTACGGTGATGTCGTTGGGTTTGTTACTGCGGCTGACCGTGGGGGTGAGGGCGATGTCGATGGAGCCGTCCGGTTTGACGCGGGGATCGACGGTCAAAAATTGGCCGACCGGGACGCGCTCGACAACGCTCTGGGAGGAGCCCCAGGAGTTGGTCTGCTCGCCGAGAGTGACAAACTGATCGGTCGAGACCTGGAGGTAGGCGGGGCTGCCGCTCATGGTCGTCGCATTCATGGAATTATAGATCTGCCCGCCCTGGCGGCGGTCGATCAGGTCGAGCACGGCATCGAACTGCGTGGCGTCCAGCACCGTCGTGCCCGCGAGGTCCAGCCCATATTGCTGGCGCAGGGAAGCCTCTACCTCAGTCACATAGACGGAGAGAGCGACTTGTTTGAGCGTGCCGTCGAGTTCGGCCAGAATTTTGCCGAGCTGGTCGAGTTGGTCGGCGGTGCCCGTCGCGACAATGGAGTTGGTGCGCTCGTCGAGGCTGGCGGACCCGCCGGGGGTGACCATCTGCTGGGCGAGTGAGAGCAGTTCCTGTGCGTTGCGGTTCTCCAGCTTGAAGACCTTTGCCTCGCTTGTGCCTTGGGCGGACGCGCTCAGGCAGAGCAGGAAAGCGGAGAAAATGGCGAGATAGACGGATCGCATGGGTAAATTCGTAAGTTCAATGATCCATAAGTTCAAGAATTTGACGACAATTCGTCTGTGGGAAGAGCGGATGCGGTCGGTCGTGCCAAGGCCTCCCGATGGGTGGCTTTCTTCCGCGCCCGAGATCAACACTTGAATTTATGGGTGTTTAAGCTTATCTACTAGCGCCTTTCTCAATCATGAACCGCGTCCACATAAAGACCTACGGCTGCCAGATGAACGAGCGTGACTCGGAGGCGGTGGCCGCGATGTTGCGCGCGCGCGGCTACAGCATCGTGGAGGACGAGGGCGAAGCCGACGTCGTCCTGCTCAACACCTGCTCCGTGCGCGAGCAGGCCGAGCAGAAGGCCATCGGCAAGGCCGGGCATCTCGGCCGCCGCAAGAAGCGCAACCCGAATTTCCTCGTCGGGGTGATGGGCTGCATGGCCCAGAACAAGGGCGCGGACCTGCTTGACCGCCTCCCCGACCTCGACCTGCTGGTGGGCACGCAGAAGTTCCATACCGTGCCGGATCACCTCGACAACCTGATTGCCAGCCTTCAGGGGCAGGGCCCCCGGCCCTCCACGTTGGTGGACCTGGAGGCGGAGGCCGGCTCGCAGAACACGATCCGCGATCACGTGCCCGGCGAGCGCCAGGTCTCGGCCTTTGTCAGCATCATGCAGGGCTGCAACATGAAGTGCAGCTACTGCATCGTCCCGAAGACGCGCGGCCCCGAGCGCGGGAGGCCCATCGACGACATCGTGGCCGAGGTCGAGGAGTTGGCCGCCGCCGGGACCAGGGAGGTCACGCTGCTGGGGCAGATCGTCAACCAGTACGGCGTGCGCGAGTTCCCCTTTGTGGACGGCAAGAGCCCCTTCGTGCAACTGCTGGAGCGCATCAACGCGGTCGAGGGCATCGAGCGTATCCGCTTCACCAGCCCGCATCCCTCCGGCTTCAAGCAGGACCTGATCGACTGCTACGGGCGGTTGGAAAAGCTCTGCGAGTACATCCACTTTCCGCTCCAGAGCGGGTCGGACCGGATATTGAAGGCCATGCGCCGTCCCTACAGCGTGGAGAAATTCAGCCGTATTCTGGAGGCGATGCGCGAGCGCTGTCCGGACCTATGGGTTTCGACCGACGTTATTGTGGGCTATCCGGGCGAGACGCAGGAAGATTTTCAACTGACCTGTGATGCCTTCGAGCGGATCGGCTTCGACATGGCGTATGTCTTTAAATACAGCGTGCGCCCTGACACAGCGGCCGAGCCGCTGGGCGACCCCGTCCCGCAGGAGATTAAGGAAGAACGCAACCAGATCCTCCTCGACAAGCTCCAGGCGCACTCGCTGCGGCGCAACCAGTCCCTCGTCGGCCAGACGCTGGAAGTGCTGGTCGAGGGCCCGGCCCGACGCGGTGAGAACCGTTTCACCGGACGTACCCGGGGCTTCCGCAAGGTGGTATTCACCGGGAGCGAGCGGCTGGTCGGCCAACTGGTGCCTGTACGGATCAAGGAGGCGACCGTTACCACGTTGGAGGGCGAGCTCGTGCTCAGCGGAGTTGATCTGGATAAAGTCCCGGCGTCAGTCTGAGGGGCTTGTTTGTTTCTGTTAGGGAGAAAAGACCTTCCGGATGGGTTGTTTACTGTTTTTTTACAATTGTGGCTGTCTGGTGCTTGATTTGGGGGCAGGCTTTGTCAACATTCGCCGGCTGTGAGTGGGAAGTGGACGAATTTCCAGGACTTCATCCGGCGCTGCGGCGGTGCGGTGACTTTTGAGCGTTTCATGCGGGAGGCGCTCTACCACCCCGAATGCGGCTACTACGCGCAGCATATTTCGGATGTCGGGCGCGGCGGGGATTTCTCCACCTCCTCCACGCTGAACGCCATCCTCGGTGATGCCGTCGCCGCCTGGCTGATGGCCCGCCGCCGCGAGCACTTCGGAGACCTCCCCTGCACGGTCATCGAGTTAGGGCCGGGTAACGGCTCGCTCATGCGGCATGTACTGCACGCCCTTGACGGGGCTGGCGAGCGGGGCCTGTTTTCCTTCGGAGCGGTGGAGACCTCGCCGGTCTTCCGCGCGGCTCTGAAGTTTGCCTTGCCGGAGGATCGTATCGAGATTTTCGATACATTGGTGCAGGCCTTCGAGTCCTGCGACGGGCGGGCTCTCGTTTATTCCAACGAGTTCGTCGATGCCTTTCCCGCCGTGCAACTGACATGGCAACAGAACGACTGGCGCGAGGTATACGTCGGACTGGACGGTGATGAGCCTCTTGAGGCGAGTAAACCCCTGCTGCGTGGGATCGATGCCGACGCCCCCACCCGTGTGCGGGACGAACTGCGGCTTTTCGTGCACCCTTCGTACCATAGTTGGGTGCGGCGAAGCATGTCGCGCCTGAAGGCGGGTGCTGTATTGACTATCGACTACGGGCGCGCCTACCCCTCAAGCGAGTGCCGCGCCTATCGCCGTCACGAGCGGCTGGAAGGGATAGACGTGTACGCCTGGATGGGCGAGCAGGATGTGACCTGCGACGTGAACTTCGCCGATCTTCAGCGCTGGGGTGAGCAACTTGGCCTGCGTACCGAGGGGCTTTGCACGCAGGCGGAGTTTCTGGAAACATGGCTGCCCGACCTGGAAGCCCGCACCCAGGCCAGCCCCGCCGCCGCCTTTGTGGCCAATCCTTTCGGAGCGGGTGGGGCTTTTTGTGTGCTGGAACAGAGCCGGCGTTGAGCTCGGACTCGCGGCAGGCGGTTGACGGCGACGGGATTGGCGTTGACGGTTTGGCTCCCGGCCGACTATTATTGGCAGCTCACATGAACAACATTCGCACGCGCATCACTCTTGTAAAAGGGCTCTGGAGCCGCCTTTGGGTGGGAACAGATCTCCGGTGACGCTGTGCGCCTCTGCCGGAGACAACCTGACGGTTCAGGATCTTCGCGGATGGAAGCAGATAAATGTGCCAACGGGTTGTCTTCGCTGAAAAACGCGAAACACAGATGAGACAACCCGATAGTCAAACCTCACCGCTCGACGGACGCCACCGGGGCCTGCTCCTGATGGTCATGTCGATCGTCTTCTTTGCTGCCAGTAACCTTGTTTTCAAGGCTGCCGGAGACATGCCCGGAGTGAGCGGTTGGACCTTGACCCTGGCGCGTGCTGTCATGGGCCTGCTCATTGTGGCCGTGTTTTTCTGGCCCCGGGGGAGATTCGAGCCGGAGCACCTGGTCAAGAACCCGTGGTTGATCCTGCGCGGGGTGCTTGGCGGTGCCAATCTCGTCCTGCTTTACGTCACCATGATTAAGCTCGGGGCCGGGCGGGCGGTCGTGCTTAATTGTACCTACCCGATTTTTGCCAGCATTCTGGCGGCTGTTTTTCTGAAGGAAAAGCTGCACGCCGTGCAGTTGGGTTGGATGGGGCTGGCCTTCTTCGGGCTGACGTTCATCACCGGCATGTGGGACAATGGCGGCCATATCGGCATCTACTACGCGCTGGGCATCCTCAGCGGAGTTATCGCGGCCGGGGTTATCGTGGTCATCCGGCATCTCTCGCGCCGTGAGCACACGGCTACGATCTTCTCGGCGCAGTGCTTTTACGCCCTGCTCGTCGTCTGCGGGCCGGTCTCGACGCACCCGACCGCCCCGGCCTGGGACGCGGTCGCTGTGCTGGTGATGGGCGGGGCGCTGGTTAGTTTGGGGCAGCTGTCCATGACGCGGGCCTACCTGTACCTGCCGGTCGCCCAGGGGGCAAGCATGCAGCTCTCGCTCCCGGTGGTGACGGCGCTGGGGGCGGTCGTCTTTCTGGGGGAACGTTTCACCTGGCTGGAGGCGCTCGGAGCCGCCATGATTATCGCAGGCTGCCTGCAAGTGGTGCGCTTCAAGTACCGCCCCAAGGCATTGTGACTGGAGTGGGGATTGGCGTCGATCGAGTGCATGGGGCCAGTGTGTATTTATTTTATAGCGGTTTAAATGAAGTCGTAGCCGTCACAGAAGGCCAAATGGTTAATTGTTATTTCCTGCGTTCAGCATCCGACAATTGACCATTTGGAGCATATTCAAATTTTGTGACTACAGTATTTTTTTGAAATGCTTTAAACTACACGCAGGCACGCTTGCTTATAGGTCACCGGGGCAGGTTCGCGATACCCGGCGAG harbors:
- a CDS encoding SAM-dependent methyltransferase, with translation MSGKWTNFQDFIRRCGGAVTFERFMREALYHPECGYYAQHISDVGRGGDFSTSSTLNAILGDAVAAWLMARRREHFGDLPCTVIELGPGNGSLMRHVLHALDGAGERGLFSFGAVETSPVFRAALKFALPEDRIEIFDTLVQAFESCDGRALVYSNEFVDAFPAVQLTWQQNDWREVYVGLDGDEPLEASKPLLRGIDADAPTRVRDELRLFVHPSYHSWVRRSMSRLKAGAVLTIDYGRAYPSSECRAYRRHERLEGIDVYAWMGEQDVTCDVNFADLQRWGEQLGLRTEGLCTQAEFLETWLPDLEARTQASPAAAFVANPFGAGGAFCVLEQSRR
- the miaB gene encoding tRNA (N6-isopentenyl adenosine(37)-C2)-methylthiotransferase MiaB, with the protein product MNRVHIKTYGCQMNERDSEAVAAMLRARGYSIVEDEGEADVVLLNTCSVREQAEQKAIGKAGHLGRRKKRNPNFLVGVMGCMAQNKGADLLDRLPDLDLLVGTQKFHTVPDHLDNLIASLQGQGPRPSTLVDLEAEAGSQNTIRDHVPGERQVSAFVSIMQGCNMKCSYCIVPKTRGPERGRPIDDIVAEVEELAAAGTREVTLLGQIVNQYGVREFPFVDGKSPFVQLLERINAVEGIERIRFTSPHPSGFKQDLIDCYGRLEKLCEYIHFPLQSGSDRILKAMRRPYSVEKFSRILEAMRERCPDLWVSTDVIVGYPGETQEDFQLTCDAFERIGFDMAYVFKYSVRPDTAAEPLGDPVPQEIKEERNQILLDKLQAHSLRRNQSLVGQTLEVLVEGPARRGENRFTGRTRGFRKVVFTGSERLVGQLVPVRIKEATVTTLEGELVLSGVDLDKVPASV
- a CDS encoding type II secretion system protein GspD, which translates into the protein MRSVYLAIFSAFLLCLSASAQGTSEAKVFKLENRNAQELLSLAQQMVTPGGSASLDERTNSIVATGTADQLDQLGKILAELDGTLKQVALSVYVTEVEASLRQQYGLDLAGTTVLDATQFDAVLDLIDRRQGGQIYNSMNATTMSGSPAYLQVSTDQFVTLGEQTNSWGSSQSVVERVPVGQFLTVDPRVKPDGSIDIALTPTVSRSNKPNDITVRSTATHVIVPDGGAIAIGQSAAARNASTTSAVPFISLGDSGQTTDRQVIIFLTATTASGTNMLPVAPNQPAFDNPEVLGPKRQIKSRERTGPGAR
- a CDS encoding gamma-glutamylcyclotransferase family protein; amino-acid sequence: MNLRVFVYGTLKPGGFYWPRYAEGKVTAHQPARTRGLLYHLPAGYPALTEGEGWARGTLLTLKDEAALAGFDELEGYRIGRPPEQNDYQRRKVECEDEHGNSLGPVWAYLMLPEKVREMGGIRIHADTWTGPPV
- a CDS encoding NUDIX hydrolase is translated as MSERVPSLWVPGDENLHAQCKVYDVYKRHYRHPGDGRSGDFYIIHCNDWVQTVPLTEDGQVILVRQYRFGTQALSWEVPGGIIDDGEEPVAAGLRELVEETGYRCKTSRLLAQCYPNPALQENRTFFVLAEGCTLHSGQNLDQHEELEVKLFPVAEVSRMARNGKISHALAINSVFFLESYLAGQPVMTGQV
- a CDS encoding LysM peptidoglycan-binding domain-containing protein — translated: MDDVSDSLLDTAGESRGGMPVFVPIALALVGIALGGVALYFTLTGGKEDELTARLSESGNQVAQLEKRITELNAQNEKLRHDYELLGRKMDSSINTVTGQVQKALNDVGMALNQTNQKVAANTEGITKVVEALNSGQVRPSASSRPSVANAGTGATNQPNEAASVAEPEDAEPGYRMHVIASGESFASVAKKYGVPLQKVLEANPDDDPHRLAIGQRIRVPLPDNE
- a CDS encoding DMT family transporter translates to MRQPDSQTSPLDGRHRGLLLMVMSIVFFAASNLVFKAAGDMPGVSGWTLTLARAVMGLLIVAVFFWPRGRFEPEHLVKNPWLILRGVLGGANLVLLYVTMIKLGAGRAVVLNCTYPIFASILAAVFLKEKLHAVQLGWMGLAFFGLTFITGMWDNGGHIGIYYALGILSGVIAAGVIVVIRHLSRREHTATIFSAQCFYALLVVCGPVSTHPTAPAWDAVAVLVMGGALVSLGQLSMTRAYLYLPVAQGASMQLSLPVVTALGAVVFLGERFTWLEALGAAMIIAGCLQVVRFKYRPKAL